From one Caldithrix abyssi DSM 13497 genomic stretch:
- a CDS encoding IS1182 family transposase → MSFITYNRSQMNLFGYSVEDFARDDPKSRFVVELVSRLDLSALYSRYSSQGGDSYAPDMMLALWFYAYSNGITSTRKLEELCKYDTRYIYITGNQHPDHSTLSRFRKAHLDLLDQYFVEILLIAQAEGISSFNQIAIDGTKIKAHSSKRHGYTEDQLDKRIEKLRAEIKQYMQRCNFVEQGATDELDLETLRAEKERLERLEKEILERKAQLKERKKQLKSEHRSRHQINVKEPDARMMPSVDGPGYNAQLGVDMSSHLIVAHEVVSQPNDQGQFIPIQEQVEKNLGSDDKRSYTADSGYHNSTDLKELEEKQIDAVIADPQLSNRSIKETPTSKEELQKEERKLKRSDFVYHEQGDYYECPTGKKLFPVERNSERIVYRSNDCQDCPLINLCISSKKKVKQIHRSVNESYCERMAKKLQTSAAQERLKKRSVTVEPVFGNLKHNLGYRGFSLSGLNNVRSEFTLMCIGHNINVLFKNMLGKRLAAFITASQEKDDLLILFSKNILAFLILYFAQRLRMRKNYQYRRI, encoded by the coding sequence ATGAGTTTTATTACTTATAATCGCTCACAAATGAATCTCTTTGGCTATAGTGTGGAAGATTTTGCCAGAGACGATCCAAAGAGTCGATTTGTAGTGGAGTTGGTTTCGCGCCTTGATTTAAGTGCACTTTATTCCCGTTATAGTTCACAAGGCGGTGATTCTTATGCCCCAGACATGATGCTTGCCTTATGGTTTTATGCTTATAGTAACGGCATTACCAGCACCCGTAAGCTGGAGGAATTGTGTAAATATGATACGCGCTACATTTATATCACTGGGAATCAGCATCCGGATCATAGTACATTAAGTCGTTTTCGCAAGGCACATTTGGATTTATTAGACCAATATTTTGTAGAGATACTTTTAATTGCCCAGGCCGAAGGCATAAGTAGTTTCAACCAGATAGCCATAGATGGCACGAAAATCAAAGCGCACAGCAGTAAGCGTCATGGCTACACTGAGGATCAATTAGACAAACGTATAGAGAAGTTAAGAGCAGAGATCAAGCAATACATGCAGCGCTGTAATTTTGTAGAACAGGGGGCCACGGATGAATTAGATTTAGAAACTCTTCGAGCGGAGAAAGAACGGCTTGAGCGCTTAGAGAAAGAGATATTAGAACGTAAAGCCCAATTGAAAGAGCGTAAGAAACAGCTCAAATCAGAACACCGTTCAAGACATCAAATAAATGTAAAAGAGCCGGATGCCCGCATGATGCCTTCGGTGGATGGACCGGGCTATAACGCACAATTAGGCGTAGATATGTCCAGTCATTTAATAGTAGCTCATGAAGTCGTAAGCCAGCCCAACGACCAGGGTCAATTCATACCGATTCAAGAACAAGTAGAGAAGAATCTTGGTTCAGATGATAAGCGATCTTACACGGCCGATTCCGGTTATCACAATAGCACAGACCTAAAAGAATTGGAAGAAAAGCAGATTGATGCCGTAATAGCCGATCCCCAGTTATCCAATCGTTCGATAAAGGAGACACCAACCTCCAAGGAAGAATTGCAAAAAGAAGAAAGAAAACTAAAACGAAGTGATTTTGTGTATCATGAACAGGGAGATTACTATGAATGTCCGACGGGTAAGAAGCTTTTTCCAGTTGAGAGGAATAGCGAACGGATCGTATATCGTTCCAATGATTGTCAGGACTGTCCCTTAATTAATTTATGTATTTCCAGTAAAAAGAAAGTTAAGCAAATCCATCGTTCAGTTAATGAGAGTTATTGCGAACGTATGGCGAAAAAGTTACAAACTTCAGCGGCGCAGGAACGACTAAAGAAGCGTTCGGTGACAGTTGAACCTGTTTTTGGTAACTTGAAGCATAATTTAGGCTATCGTGGATTTTCCTTATCTGGTCTTAATAATGTTCGTAGTGAATTTACGTTAATGTGTATTGGGCATAATATTAATGTTCTATTTAAAAATATGTTAGGGAAACGTTTAGCAGCGTTTATAACAGCATCACAAGAAAAAGATGATCTATTAATTTTATTTTCAAAGAATATTTTGGCGTTTTTAATTCTATATTTTGCCCAACGCTTAAGAATGAGAAAAAATTATCAATATCGGAGAATATAA
- a CDS encoding sensor histidine kinase: MERPAFLIVNEIPPVCEIFLKILKQSECSFQTVETLSDALQLVKEKGFDVFVCIVRKDVVLTPEAEKTLEESGFLFWVWLGPLKFDSPRFDIRWPLELCRDEGRLEAIVKNFCRLAERLKRQKEMASLLLHDLRTPLQNLNSYVELLSQNIFGELNKGQQKIISNILLQSELAEELLQEITDIFRFKRRMFELPKERVNLTLLLNQVIRSLWGMADRKNIKLQTAIQQNLPEVQINVTAIKRVLFNLIMNAIKFTPQNGTIRIQARLLNKTPRSVLVQVIDSGPGIPDEHIPRIFNKYFRLEQSREQFKGSGLGLYIARTLIEAHQGRISAYNNREGGSTFYFTLPIE, from the coding sequence ATGGAACGGCCCGCATTTCTTATTGTAAATGAAATCCCGCCCGTCTGCGAAATCTTTCTGAAAATTCTCAAGCAGTCAGAATGTTCATTCCAGACGGTAGAAACGCTATCGGACGCGCTTCAACTGGTAAAAGAAAAAGGTTTCGATGTCTTTGTCTGCATCGTCCGTAAAGACGTTGTTTTGACGCCAGAAGCTGAAAAAACTCTGGAAGAAAGCGGCTTTTTGTTCTGGGTGTGGTTGGGTCCTCTTAAGTTCGATAGTCCCCGTTTCGATATTCGCTGGCCATTAGAGCTTTGCCGGGATGAGGGAAGGCTTGAGGCAATTGTTAAGAATTTTTGCCGGCTGGCTGAACGGTTGAAACGACAAAAAGAAATGGCTTCCTTGCTGCTACACGATTTGCGCACGCCATTACAAAATTTGAATAGTTATGTCGAACTACTCAGTCAGAATATCTTTGGGGAGTTGAACAAGGGGCAGCAAAAAATCATTAGTAATATTCTTTTGCAAAGCGAACTGGCCGAAGAGCTGCTGCAGGAAATTACGGATATTTTTAGATTCAAGCGTCGAATGTTCGAATTGCCCAAGGAAAGAGTAAATCTGACGTTGCTTTTAAACCAGGTTATTCGCTCCTTGTGGGGGATGGCGGACAGAAAGAACATCAAGCTGCAAACCGCCATTCAGCAAAACCTGCCGGAAGTGCAGATTAACGTTACGGCCATTAAACGCGTATTGTTTAACCTGATCATGAACGCTATTAAGTTCACCCCCCAAAACGGGACGATTCGAATTCAGGCCAGGCTTTTAAACAAAACGCCGCGCTCCGTGCTTGTGCAGGTTATTGATTCCGGACCGGGCATCCCCGATGAACATATCCCCAGAATTTTTAACAAGTATTTTCGCCTGGAGCAATCCCGCGAGCAATTCAAAGGAAGCGGTCTGGGACTTTATATCGCCCGAACATTAATCGAAGCGCATCAGGGCAGAATTTCAGCCTACAACAATCGCGAAGGGGGTTCCACCTTTTACTTTACCCTGCCTATTGAATAA
- a CDS encoding enoyl-CoA hydratase/isomerase family protein, protein MTTFQNLLVEIEDFIATLTINRPEKMNALNRQTLEELEQFLEQVKKDEQVRGVLLTGAGNKAFVAGADLKEIQNLDEEGAIAFARFGQALFSKIENFPKPIIALVNGYALGGGCELAMACHFRLASENARFGQPEINLGIIPGYGGTQRLPRLVGKGRALELLLTGDMIDAQEALRMGLVNHVTPPERLMDEGKKILRKITVKGAIAVASILEAVHSGLEQSIEKAMEIEALHFGRVCNTEDKTEGIQAFFEKRQPQFKGR, encoded by the coding sequence ATGACGACCTTTCAAAATTTACTGGTGGAAATTGAAGATTTTATAGCCACCCTTACCATCAACCGTCCGGAAAAGATGAATGCCTTAAATCGCCAGACGCTGGAAGAGTTGGAACAGTTTCTGGAGCAGGTAAAAAAGGACGAACAGGTCAGGGGCGTGTTGCTGACCGGCGCCGGAAATAAAGCGTTTGTAGCCGGGGCCGATCTGAAAGAGATTCAGAATTTGGATGAAGAAGGAGCCATTGCTTTTGCCCGATTTGGGCAGGCTCTGTTCAGCAAAATTGAGAATTTCCCAAAACCGATTATCGCTCTGGTTAATGGCTATGCCCTGGGCGGCGGCTGCGAACTGGCCATGGCCTGCCATTTTCGTCTGGCTTCCGAAAATGCCCGCTTCGGCCAGCCAGAAATTAATCTGGGCATTATTCCCGGCTACGGGGGCACGCAGCGGTTGCCGCGTCTTGTGGGCAAAGGGCGCGCGCTGGAGTTGTTGCTAACCGGCGATATGATCGATGCACAGGAAGCGTTACGTATGGGGCTGGTTAATCATGTTACCCCGCCGGAACGCTTGATGGACGAAGGAAAGAAAATATTGCGCAAGATTACGGTAAAGGGCGCCATTGCCGTGGCTTCGATCTTAGAGGCGGTGCACTCGGGATTGGAGCAGTCCATCGAAAAAGCCATGGAAATAGAGGCTTTGCACTTTGGCCGTGTTTGCAATACGGAAGATAAAACTGAAGGGATTCAGGCTTTCTTCGAAAAAAGACAGCCACAGTTTAAGGGCCGTTAA
- a CDS encoding GIY-YIG nuclease family protein, which produces MALKNYYVYIMTNKPHGVLYTGFTNNLIRRTYQHKHKLIDGFTKKYNVDKLVYYEIHHDPMSAIIREKRIKKWKRAWKIELIEGMNPEWKDLYYDLLGGKDGEGCIGEGFPLARE; this is translated from the coding sequence ATGGCCTTGAAAAATTATTATGTTTACATCATGACCAATAAACCACATGGCGTTCTTTACACAGGCTTTACCAATAATTTAATAAGACGTACCTACCAACATAAACACAAACTTATAGATGGATTTACAAAAAAATATAATGTTGATAAGCTAGTCTATTACGAAATTCATCACGATCCTATGAGCGCTATTATTCGTGAAAAGAGAATTAAAAAATGGAAACGTGCCTGGAAAATTGAATTGATAGAAGGGATGAATCCGGAGTGGAAGGATTTGTATTATGATTTGCTGGGAGGGAAGGATGGGGAAGGTTGTATAGGAGAGGGATTCCCGCTTGCGCGGGAATGA
- the groL gene encoding chaperonin GroEL (60 kDa chaperone family; promotes refolding of misfolded polypeptides especially under stressful conditions; forms two stacked rings of heptamers to form a barrel-shaped 14mer; ends can be capped by GroES; misfolded proteins enter the barrel where they are refolded when GroES binds), protein MAAKIIEFDIDALNKIKDGIDILAKTVKITLGPRGRNVVIDKKFGAPTVTKDGVTVAKEIELEDPFENMGAQMVKEVASKTSDVAGDGTTTATVLAQAIFTQGLKNVVAGANPTDLKRGIDKAIAKVVEYLKEMSQEVGNDKNKIAQVGAISANNDESIGNLIADAMEKVGKDGVITVEEAKSIETTLEVVEGMQFDRGYVSPYFVTDSETMEAILEDAFILIHDKKISAMKDLLPVLEKVAQTGKPLLIIAEDIEGEALATLVVNKLRGTLKVCAVKAPGFGDRRKAMLEDIAILTGGRVISEETGFKLENATLDDLGRAKRITIDKDNTTIVEGAGSTEDIKGRVNQIKAQIETTTSDYDREKLQERLAKLAGGVAVLKIGAATEVEMKEKKARVEDALHATRAAVEEGIVPGGGVALLRAVKALDKMKLEGDQQIGVDIVRRALEEPIRQIAENAGHEGSVVVNKVKESEGAIGFNAQTETYEDLLKAGVIDPTKVTRSALENASSVAGLLLMTQAMITEKPEPEKPVPPAPGGMGGMY, encoded by the coding sequence ATGGCAGCTAAAATAATCGAATTCGATATTGATGCGCTGAACAAGATTAAAGACGGAATCGACATTCTGGCCAAAACCGTTAAAATCACCCTGGGACCAAGGGGTCGCAATGTGGTTATTGATAAGAAGTTTGGTGCGCCAACGGTTACTAAAGACGGCGTAACCGTGGCCAAAGAGATCGAGCTGGAAGATCCGTTTGAAAACATGGGCGCTCAGATGGTTAAAGAAGTTGCTTCTAAAACCAGCGACGTTGCAGGCGACGGAACGACCACAGCAACGGTATTAGCACAGGCAATTTTTACGCAGGGTTTAAAGAACGTTGTAGCAGGCGCCAATCCCACCGATTTAAAACGGGGCATCGATAAAGCAATTGCAAAGGTCGTAGAATATCTGAAAGAAATGTCTCAGGAAGTTGGCAACGACAAAAACAAAATTGCTCAGGTCGGCGCCATTTCGGCAAACAATGACGAATCCATTGGCAATCTGATTGCCGACGCCATGGAAAAAGTGGGCAAAGACGGCGTGATCACCGTTGAAGAAGCCAAATCCATCGAAACCACTCTGGAAGTTGTGGAAGGTATGCAGTTCGATCGCGGTTATGTTTCTCCTTACTTTGTAACCGATTCCGAAACCATGGAAGCCATTTTAGAAGACGCATTTATTTTAATTCATGACAAAAAGATCAGCGCCATGAAAGACCTGTTGCCGGTTCTGGAAAAAGTAGCACAGACGGGCAAACCATTGCTGATCATTGCCGAAGACATCGAAGGCGAAGCGCTGGCCACGCTGGTTGTGAACAAACTGCGCGGCACCTTGAAAGTATGCGCTGTTAAAGCTCCGGGCTTCGGCGATCGTCGCAAAGCCATGTTAGAAGATATCGCCATCCTGACCGGCGGCCGCGTAATCAGTGAAGAGACCGGTTTTAAACTGGAAAACGCCACGCTGGATGATCTGGGTCGCGCAAAACGGATTACCATTGATAAAGACAATACGACCATCGTTGAAGGCGCCGGATCGACTGAAGACATCAAAGGACGCGTTAATCAAATTAAAGCGCAAATTGAAACGACCACCAGCGATTACGATCGTGAAAAACTGCAGGAACGTCTGGCTAAATTGGCCGGCGGCGTTGCCGTGTTAAAGATCGGCGCTGCTACCGAAGTTGAAATGAAAGAAAAGAAAGCCCGCGTGGAAGACGCTCTGCATGCAACCCGCGCTGCGGTTGAAGAAGGTATTGTGCCTGGCGGCGGCGTTGCTCTGCTGCGCGCAGTTAAAGCGCTGGATAAAATGAAACTGGAAGGCGATCAGCAGATCGGCGTGGACATCGTTCGTCGCGCTCTGGAAGAGCCCATCCGTCAAATCGCTGAAAACGCCGGTCACGAAGGTTCGGTTGTGGTGAATAAGGTTAAGGAAAGCGAGGGCGCGATCGGCTTTAACGCTCAAACCGAAACGTATGAAGACCTGCTTAAAGCCGGCGTGATCGATCCGACAAAGGTTACTCGCAGCGCGCTGGAAAACGCTTCTTCTGTCGCTGGCTTGCTGTTGATGACGCAGGCGATGATTACCGAAAAACCGGAACCGGAAAAACCAGTTCCTCCTGCGCCAGGCGGTATGGGCGGCATGTACTAA
- a CDS encoding Spy/CpxP family protein refolding chaperone has product MRKIVALSVSLLFIFMTNAFAQPGTGGRTIDERLARLTKTLNLDEDQQTEVRQILENRDKNVKKALEANRGDRRAMQAAMRDLTDQANYQIMNILREEQKVKFKEYLKEQKKRQEDRQNRPNKRGGGRRF; this is encoded by the coding sequence ATGCGTAAGATTGTTGCTTTGAGTGTAAGTTTACTGTTTATATTTATGACCAATGCTTTTGCCCAGCCCGGAACGGGAGGCCGTACCATAGATGAGCGGCTGGCGCGATTAACCAAAACCTTAAATCTCGATGAAGACCAGCAGACGGAAGTAAGACAAATTCTGGAGAATCGGGATAAAAACGTTAAAAAAGCGCTTGAAGCAAACCGCGGTGATCGAAGAGCCATGCAGGCGGCCATGCGCGATTTAACCGACCAGGCCAATTACCAGATCATGAACATACTGCGCGAAGAGCAAAAAGTGAAGTTCAAAGAATATTTAAAAGAGCAAAAAAAGCGTCAGGAAGACAGACAAAACCGCCCCAACAAAAGAGGAGGCGGTAGAAGATTTTGA
- the crcB gene encoding fluoride efflux transporter CrcB, with translation MTRLLLIGSGGFLGAVSRYLLSGLVYRLVRDPWFPYGTLAVNLIGCLIIGFLNGLIEMRHILSPDTRALLLIGFLGSFTTFSTFAFESFSLARDSQFMSTFLNLILHIVPGVLFVWLGYSLAKTL, from the coding sequence ATGACTCGATTACTATTGATTGGAAGCGGAGGATTCCTTGGCGCGGTTTCACGATACCTGCTGAGCGGTCTGGTGTATCGATTAGTCCGGGATCCATGGTTTCCTTATGGAACGCTGGCGGTTAATCTTATCGGCTGTTTGATCATCGGTTTTTTAAATGGATTGATCGAAATGCGCCATATTCTTTCGCCGGATACGCGCGCTTTATTGCTGATTGGTTTTCTGGGCAGCTTTACCACATTTTCCACTTTTGCGTTTGAAAGTTTTTCGCTGGCCCGCGACAGCCAGTTCATGAGCACGTTTTTAAATCTCATTTTGCATATTGTACCCGGCGTTTTGTTTGTGTGGTTAGGGTATTCTCTTGCTAAAACGTTATAG
- a CDS encoding DUF6263 family protein: MKLSLFFALIMSLILSSCQSEKKIELKFTPAVGQSFRMILIKKQVITESSAMGDRKSEITSNTGYRFFVKDKQQYTTTLDVSIESVKLRLSTPQGTFQFNSAKPGSSTNFLSFIYRQMIGQKVQLILKTDGEVLSVRGLDAWAEHMLDSLGVSDQKMRESFKEGFRQFYSENTLRAAYNRVFNIFPDKKIKLNETWERTLKLDMPVAHQKKESWKLIEYTPEKAVLELYAKISSPDSGDTPELPQLKSKYHVWGIETASFEIDPRTGWILAAKRLSYIKSKITLENKSQKALKVEVPIKFQEQIRFLPVDEVL, from the coding sequence ATGAAACTTTCTTTATTTTTTGCGTTAATAATGTCGCTGATTTTATCCTCCTGTCAATCGGAGAAAAAAATTGAATTGAAATTCACCCCGGCGGTTGGTCAGAGTTTTCGCATGATTCTCATCAAAAAGCAGGTTATCACCGAAAGCTCCGCGATGGGGGATCGCAAAAGTGAAATTACAAGTAACACGGGTTACCGGTTTTTTGTTAAAGACAAACAGCAATATACTACCACGCTGGATGTTTCTATTGAAAGCGTAAAATTAAGATTATCAACACCGCAGGGCACCTTTCAGTTCAATTCGGCAAAACCTGGCTCATCTACAAACTTTTTGTCTTTTATCTACCGACAGATGATCGGCCAAAAAGTGCAATTAATTTTAAAAACCGACGGCGAAGTCCTTTCTGTAAGAGGGCTGGATGCCTGGGCCGAACATATGCTCGATTCGCTGGGCGTTAGCGATCAAAAGATGCGGGAAAGTTTTAAAGAGGGCTTCAGACAGTTTTATTCCGAAAACACATTACGCGCGGCTTACAACCGGGTTTTCAATATCTTTCCTGATAAAAAAATTAAACTTAACGAAACCTGGGAAAGGACGTTAAAGCTCGATATGCCTGTTGCCCATCAAAAGAAAGAAAGCTGGAAGTTAATTGAATACACACCTGAAAAAGCGGTGCTTGAACTGTACGCCAAAATTTCCTCGCCCGATTCCGGCGATACGCCCGAGCTACCTCAATTAAAAAGCAAATACCATGTGTGGGGAATTGAAACCGCCTCCTTTGAGATCGATCCCCGCACAGGATGGATTCTTGCGGCTAAAAGGCTATCGTATATTAAAAGCAAGATAACGCTGGAAAACAAATCGCAAAAGGCGTTAAAAGTGGAAGTTCCCATTAAATTCCAGGAACAAATCAGATTTCTGCCTGTCGATGAGGTATTGTAA
- a CDS encoding glucose-1-phosphate thymidylyltransferase: MKALITSGGRGTRLRPLTHTQNKHLIPIANKPIIHYAIEYCAEAGIKEIGIVYNADSTAIPDALGDGAQFGVKLTFIPQEAPLGLAHVVKISQDFIGDDSFVFYLGDNMVVGGLKRFIDEFEKNQSNCHLTLARVKDPQRFGVPEIVGQRIVRIEEKPQKPKSDYAVAGIYIYDSSIFEAVNNIKPSARGELEISDAHQYLLDHGYKITYSEITGWWKDTGKPYDLLEANRLVLDNLQEKNEGQVDENSLVTGKVVLEKGAKIINSIVRGPAIIGKNTVIDNSYIGPFTSIYDNCLIQNSEVEFSILLERCKLIDVTIRVEHSLLGNEVEIVKTQGRPATNRFLIGDQSRIELL, encoded by the coding sequence ATGAAAGCGCTTATCACCAGCGGCGGTCGGGGCACGCGCCTGAGGCCGTTAACGCATACGCAAAACAAACACCTCATTCCTATTGCCAACAAGCCGATCATTCATTACGCCATCGAGTACTGCGCGGAGGCGGGCATTAAAGAGATTGGCATCGTTTATAATGCCGATTCTACCGCCATCCCGGATGCGCTGGGCGATGGCGCGCAATTTGGCGTAAAACTGACCTTCATTCCGCAGGAGGCGCCCCTTGGGCTGGCGCATGTGGTGAAAATTTCTCAGGATTTTATTGGCGACGATTCATTTGTGTTTTATCTGGGCGACAACATGGTGGTCGGCGGCCTAAAACGTTTCATCGACGAGTTTGAAAAAAATCAGAGCAATTGTCACTTAACCCTGGCCAGAGTAAAAGACCCTCAACGGTTTGGCGTGCCGGAAATCGTTGGCCAGCGCATCGTACGCATTGAAGAAAAGCCGCAAAAACCCAAAAGCGATTATGCCGTGGCCGGTATTTATATCTACGATTCATCCATTTTCGAAGCGGTTAACAACATCAAACCCAGCGCCCGGGGCGAACTGGAAATCTCCGACGCGCACCAATACCTGCTGGATCATGGCTATAAGATCACCTATTCCGAAATTACCGGCTGGTGGAAAGACACCGGCAAGCCTTACGATTTACTGGAGGCCAACCGTCTGGTGCTGGATAATCTGCAGGAAAAAAACGAAGGGCAGGTGGACGAAAACAGTCTGGTAACCGGTAAAGTGGTGCTGGAAAAAGGAGCAAAGATCATCAATTCCATTGTGCGCGGCCCGGCGATCATCGGTAAAAATACGGTGATCGATAACAGCTACATCGGACCGTTTACCTCGATTTATGATAACTGTTTAATCCAGAATAGCGAGGTGGAATTCAGCATCTTGCTGGAAAGGTGTAAGCTGATCGATGTAACCATTAGAGTGGAGCACAGTTTGCTGGGCAATGAAGTGGAAATCGTAAAAACCCAGGGCCGCCCGGCCACAAATCGTTTTTTAATCGGCGATCAAAGCCGAATAGAACTTTTGTAA
- a CDS encoding DUF190 domain-containing protein, with protein MMLPEKGHLLRIFIGEDDRHEGKPLYEWIVHKAREAGLAGATVLRGLEGFGAHSRLHTAKFLRLSEDLPIIIEIVDTLDKIEAFLPIIDGAIEEGLATIEKVEIRFYRSGKKR; from the coding sequence ATGATGCTTCCGGAAAAAGGGCATTTATTGCGTATCTTCATTGGCGAAGACGACCGCCATGAGGGCAAACCGCTTTACGAATGGATTGTGCACAAGGCGCGTGAAGCGGGGCTTGCCGGCGCAACTGTTCTGCGTGGTCTCGAAGGATTTGGGGCGCACAGTCGTCTGCATACCGCCAAATTCCTGCGTCTTTCTGAAGACTTGCCGATTATTATTGAAATTGTAGATACGCTGGACAAAATTGAAGCTTTTTTGCCGATTATTGACGGCGCCATTGAAGAGGGCCTGGCCACGATTGAAAAGGTGGAAATCCGATTTTATCGAAGCGGGAAAAAGCGTTGA
- a CDS encoding FlgD immunoglobulin-like domain containing protein: protein MNFTQTEFATASLKGQINSSHAHDYQYEDYSVAAGQAYYYKLADVDLKGQRTFRGPIKVQVTQGDLNAAVSTSVIKNFRLYPNQPNPFNPSTTITFDVPQLEQGEANLSINIFDIQGQKVRTLFSGALTGNAQYRLQWDGVSDAGQPLPAGIYFVVLRARDVQQSIKVCMVK, encoded by the coding sequence TTGAATTTTACTCAAACTGAATTTGCAACAGCCTCTTTAAAGGGACAGATCAACAGCAGCCATGCGCACGACTATCAGTATGAGGATTATTCTGTCGCCGCCGGTCAAGCTTACTATTACAAATTGGCCGATGTGGATTTAAAAGGTCAGCGCACGTTCCGCGGGCCGATTAAAGTTCAGGTTACGCAGGGCGATCTAAATGCCGCTGTTTCGACATCGGTGATTAAAAACTTCCGGCTTTATCCCAATCAACCCAATCCCTTCAATCCTTCCACCACCATTACATTTGACGTACCGCAGCTTGAGCAAGGCGAGGCTAATCTGTCCATCAACATCTTCGATATACAGGGCCAAAAAGTTCGCACGTTGTTTAGCGGCGCATTGACGGGCAACGCGCAATATCGTCTGCAGTGGGACGGCGTCAGCGACGCGGGGCAGCCTTTGCCGGCGGGCATTTACTTTGTGGTACTGCGGGCCAGGGATGTTCAACAAAGCATAAAGGTTTGCATGGTAAAATAA
- the tyrS gene encoding tyrosine--tRNA ligase, protein MTLLEELKQRGLIYQTTHEEELAARLRSPLTVYAGFDPTADSLHVGHLLPIITLRRFYEAGHRIIALIGGGTALIGDPSGKNEERQLLTQEVILNNAQKIKAQLSRLLGAEKDPQRILILNNYDWLSKQSLIDFLRQVGKYFKVNEMIKKDSVKQRLESEQGISFLEFSYQLFQAYDFYYLKKEYDCVLQIGGSDQWGNITGGMDLIAKKSLEADSGLKDDQAFGLTMPLILDSEGKKIGKTSEGEVVWLEADKMLPYDFYQYWIRVNDDDVLRFLKYFTFKPLQEIEALEKEVAERPEKRAAQQALAGEVTEFVHGQAALQRIQRISRALFYGDVSELDEGDFQELARHIPSAEVQLGEGMRILDFLKECGFIPSKQMARNLIKSRAIRLNGRVVDDIDYQVTENDLLFGRFIMVRKGKKDHFLVLAPR, encoded by the coding sequence ATGACGTTATTAGAAGAACTTAAACAACGCGGCCTGATTTACCAGACAACCCATGAAGAAGAGCTGGCTGCGCGCCTGCGATCTCCGCTGACTGTTTACGCCGGATTTGATCCCACGGCGGATAGCCTGCACGTGGGACATTTATTGCCCATTATCACCCTGCGCCGTTTTTACGAAGCCGGCCATCGAATCATTGCTCTAATCGGCGGCGGCACGGCTTTGATTGGCGATCCCAGCGGGAAAAACGAAGAACGTCAGTTGTTAACTCAGGAAGTCATTTTGAACAATGCCCAAAAAATTAAAGCACAGCTTTCCCGCTTGCTGGGCGCAGAAAAAGACCCACAGCGTATTTTAATCCTCAATAATTATGACTGGTTAAGTAAACAAAGCCTGATCGACTTTTTAAGACAGGTCGGCAAGTACTTTAAAGTCAATGAGATGATCAAAAAGGATTCGGTGAAGCAGCGCCTGGAGTCGGAGCAAGGGATTTCTTTCCTGGAATTTTCCTATCAACTGTTTCAGGCTTATGATTTTTACTATTTAAAAAAGGAGTACGATTGCGTTTTGCAAATCGGAGGCAGCGATCAATGGGGCAATATCACCGGAGGAATGGATCTGATCGCTAAAAAATCCCTGGAAGCGGATTCGGGCTTGAAAGACGATCAGGCCTTTGGTCTGACCATGCCTCTGATCCTGGATTCGGAAGGAAAGAAGATCGGGAAAACCAGCGAAGGCGAAGTGGTATGGCTGGAGGCCGATAAAATGCTGCCGTACGATTTTTATCAATACTGGATTAGGGTAAACGACGACGATGTGCTGCGCTTTTTAAAATATTTTACCTTTAAACCTTTGCAGGAAATTGAAGCGCTGGAAAAAGAAGTGGCCGAACGCCCCGAAAAAAGGGCGGCGCAGCAGGCGCTGGCCGGCGAAGTTACCGAATTCGTACACGGGCAGGCGGCCCTGCAGCGTATTCAACGCATCTCCAGAGCTCTGTTTTACGGCGACGTGTCCGAATTGGATGAGGGCGATTTCCAGGAGCTGGCCAGACACATTCCCTCGGCTGAAGTGCAACTCGGCGAAGGCATGCGTATTCTGGACTTTTTAAAAGAGTGCGGCTTTATCCCTTCCAAGCAGATGGCGCGCAATTTGATCAAAAGCCGGGCCATCCGTTTAAACGGCAGAGTGGTGGATGATATCGACTATCAGGTAACGGAGAACGATTTACTGTTCGGCCGTTTCATCATGGTGCGTAAAGGGAAGAAAGATCACTTTCTGGTTCTGGCGCCGCGTTAA